The following are from one region of the Thiocapsa rosea genome:
- the pgl gene encoding 6-phosphogluconolactonase, with amino-acid sequence MGEQMIRFIRFDSTGAVAEETARRISAAARRAIALRGRFLCVLAGGRTPLTAYDRLVHQPEDWAHWHLFLGDERCLAPDDPERNSRAIASALTERVPIPSVNLHWIPAEAGAESAARRYDALIATQMPFDLILLGMGEDGHTASLFPGHETPADVRAAPVHEAPKPPPDRVTLTPLALAAAPERLILVTGAGKREALAAWRRGADLPVARVAALGRTDVLMDPDAAGD; translated from the coding sequence ATGGGCGAGCAGATGATCCGCTTTATTCGGTTCGATTCGACAGGGGCGGTCGCCGAGGAAACGGCGCGCCGAATCAGCGCCGCGGCGCGCCGTGCCATCGCGTTACGAGGGCGGTTTCTGTGTGTTCTGGCCGGAGGTCGCACCCCCTTGACCGCTTACGATCGACTGGTCCATCAGCCCGAGGATTGGGCGCATTGGCATCTCTTTCTCGGCGATGAGCGATGCCTCGCGCCCGACGATCCCGAGCGCAATAGTCGTGCGATCGCGTCGGCCCTGACCGAGCGCGTTCCGATTCCGTCGGTCAATCTTCACTGGATTCCTGCCGAAGCGGGGGCAGAGTCGGCGGCGCGACGCTACGATGCGCTGATCGCAACCCAGATGCCTTTCGACCTGATTCTGCTGGGCATGGGCGAGGACGGTCACACCGCGAGCCTCTTTCCCGGTCATGAGACCCCGGCCGACGTGCGGGCGGCGCCGGTGCACGAGGCCCCGAAACCGCCGCCCGATCGCGTGACCTTGACCCCCTTGGCCCTCGCCGCTGCCCCGGAGCGTTTGATCCTGGTCACGGGTGCGGGCAAGCGCGAGGCGCTCGCGGCCTGGCGTCGCGGTGCGGACCTGCCGGTCGCGCGGGTCGCGGCCCTGGGCAGGACGGATGTGCTGATGGATCCCGATGCCGCGGGGGATTGA
- a CDS encoding CopD family protein, producing MNLQIAIPIALHQVAGLIWVGGMFFAHFALRPTLKAALDPQPRLRVALGVFQRFFPWVWGSIAVLWLSGLWVFLGVSGGKAGLYVHAMMGTALIMTLIFTLIYFIPFRRMQGSVAAADWPKAASMFGWIRGLMAVNLALGLATVVIAAAGPALIGR from the coding sequence ATGAACCTCCAAATTGCCATCCCGATCGCTCTGCATCAGGTCGCCGGTCTTATCTGGGTCGGCGGGATGTTTTTCGCCCATTTCGCACTGCGTCCGACGCTCAAAGCGGCGCTGGATCCGCAGCCTCGCCTGCGCGTGGCACTCGGTGTCTTTCAGCGCTTCTTCCCCTGGGTCTGGGGCTCGATCGCGGTTCTGTGGCTCAGCGGACTCTGGGTGTTCCTCGGGGTTTCGGGCGGCAAGGCCGGGCTTTATGTCCACGCCATGATGGGCACTGCGCTGATCATGACGTTGATCTTCACCCTGATCTATTTCATCCCGTTCCGCCGGATGCAGGGCAGCGTCGCCGCCGCCGACTGGCCGAAAGCCGCTTCCATGTTCGGGTGGATTCGAGGGTTGATGGCCGTGAATCTGGCCCTTGGTTTGGCGACCGTCGTCATCGCTGCCGCGGGGCCGGCCTTGATCGGTCGCTGA
- a CDS encoding nickel-dependent hydrogenase large subunit — MSERIVVDPVTRIEGHLRIEAQMDGENIAQAYSSGTSVRGLETILKGRDPRDAWAFAQRICGVCTLVHGIASVRSVEDALKIELPPNAQLIRNLMISAQFVHDHVMHFYHLHALDWVDVVSALSADPKATSDLAQSISSWPKSSPGYFADTQKRIKTFVESGQLGIFANGYWGHPAYKLPPEANLMAVAHYLEALAWQRDVARLHAIFGGKNPHPNFVVGGVPSPIDIDSDSAINAKRLAEVQQILQSMQTFVDQVYVPDTLAIASFYKDWGERGEGLGNFMSYGDLPATGTMDPAQFLFPRGVILNRDLSTIHEIDLHDQGQIQEYVAHSWYKYSGGNNQGLHPYDGETNLEYNARGGVKPPYTQLDMNDGYSWIKAPRWKGHAMEVGPLARVLLLYASGHEQTKELVEMTLSTLDLPVTALYSTLGRTAARTLETKILADAAQGWYNELIANIKAGDSRTFNETLWEPSSWPDEARGAGYMEAPRGSLGHWIVIKNGKIANYQAVVPSTWNAGPRDPNNQPGAYEAALQDNHQVFDVKQPIEILRTIHSFDPCIACAVHLTDPETGEQMEIKIA, encoded by the coding sequence ATGAGCGAACGCATCGTCGTCGATCCCGTCACCCGCATCGAGGGCCATCTGCGCATCGAGGCCCAGATGGACGGGGAGAACATCGCCCAAGCCTACAGCTCCGGGACCTCGGTCCGCGGACTGGAGACCATCTTGAAGGGCCGCGACCCGCGCGATGCCTGGGCCTTCGCCCAACGCATCTGCGGCGTCTGCACCCTGGTGCACGGCATTGCCTCGGTCCGATCGGTAGAGGACGCGCTCAAGATCGAGCTGCCGCCCAACGCCCAGCTGATCCGCAACCTCATGATCAGCGCGCAGTTCGTGCACGATCATGTGATGCACTTCTATCACCTGCACGCGCTCGACTGGGTCGACGTGGTCAGCGCCCTGAGCGCGGATCCCAAGGCGACCTCGGACCTGGCGCAATCCATCAGCAGTTGGCCCAAGTCCTCGCCCGGCTATTTCGCCGATACCCAGAAGCGCATCAAGACCTTCGTTGAATCCGGCCAGCTCGGCATCTTCGCCAACGGCTATTGGGGCCATCCGGCCTACAAGCTGCCGCCCGAGGCCAACCTCATGGCGGTCGCGCATTATCTGGAAGCGCTGGCCTGGCAGCGCGATGTCGCGCGTCTGCACGCCATCTTCGGCGGCAAGAACCCGCATCCGAACTTCGTCGTCGGCGGCGTGCCCTCCCCGATCGATATCGACTCGGATTCGGCTATCAACGCCAAACGGCTTGCCGAGGTGCAGCAGATCCTGCAATCCATGCAGACCTTCGTCGACCAGGTCTATGTCCCGGACACCCTGGCGATCGCGAGCTTCTACAAGGATTGGGGTGAACGCGGCGAGGGCCTGGGCAACTTCATGAGCTACGGCGACCTTCCGGCCACCGGAACCATGGATCCGGCACAGTTCCTGTTCCCGCGCGGCGTGATCCTCAATCGCGATCTCAGCACCATCCACGAGATCGACCTGCACGACCAGGGGCAGATTCAGGAATACGTGGCCCACTCCTGGTACAAGTATTCGGGCGGCAACAACCAGGGGCTTCACCCCTACGACGGCGAGACCAACCTTGAATACAACGCGCGCGGCGGCGTGAAGCCACCGTACACGCAACTGGACATGAACGACGGCTATTCCTGGATCAAGGCGCCGCGCTGGAAGGGTCACGCCATGGAGGTCGGCCCGCTCGCCCGCGTGCTCCTGCTTTATGCCAGCGGCCACGAGCAGACCAAGGAACTGGTCGAGATGACACTCTCGACGCTGGACCTTCCAGTCACCGCGCTCTACTCCACGCTCGGACGCACCGCCGCCCGAACCCTGGAGACCAAGATCCTCGCCGACGCGGCGCAGGGCTGGTACAACGAGCTGATCGCCAACATAAAGGCCGGCGACAGCCGCACCTTCAACGAGACCCTTTGGGAACCGTCGAGCTGGCCCGACGAGGCCCGCGGTGCCGGTTATATGGAAGCCCCGCGCGGTTCGCTCGGTCACTGGATCGTGATCAAGAACGGCAAGATCGCCAACTACCAGGCGGTCGTCCCCTCCACCTGGAACGCCGGCCCACGCGACCCGAACAACCAGCCCGGCGCCTACGAGGCCGCACTGCAGGACAACCACCAGGTGTTCGACGTGAAGCAGCCGATCGAGATCCTGCGCACCATCCACTCCTTCGACCCCTGCATCGCCTGCGCGGTGCATCTGACCGATCCGGAGACGGGTGAGCAGATGGAGATCAAGATCGCCTGA
- a CDS encoding (Fe-S)-binding protein has product MSELTLERGLAAFRAEVDGPVAAFFSSCVHCGICAQACPFYLETGDPKYTPILKLEPLRRVWENDFTLLGKIKGKLGLQPKVTDAMLAEWEELLYDSCSMCGRCSMVCPVGNDLALMIRKSREGMVQAGHAPEGLIAASVRAIQTGSPMGLQWKTLAVQINHVQTSSGLEVPVDKEGAEYLVMLSSMEIINFPEYLEAITKIFDHAGVTWTLSTQCFEATNAGIQIGNKDIAAELVERVVAAAEKLKVPKVISPECGHAFTAIRWEGPNLIGRPYPFKVFHIIEVLEELRASGRIKTEGMETDRLSMHDPCNLARKSGVIQQQRNLMNLVAENFVELKEHGKFQWCCGAGGGVSSNERAEPLKMAAFKRKKAQIEEVNPERMVTMCATCRTQLEEGLEEFNMEIPVVGLTEMIAEHLVEKN; this is encoded by the coding sequence GTGAGCGAGTTGACACTCGAACGGGGCCTCGCGGCCTTTCGCGCCGAGGTCGACGGACCTGTCGCCGCGTTTTTCTCAAGCTGCGTGCACTGCGGCATCTGTGCGCAGGCCTGCCCCTTCTATCTGGAAACGGGCGATCCCAAATACACGCCGATCCTCAAGCTGGAGCCGCTGCGCCGCGTCTGGGAGAACGACTTCACACTCTTGGGCAAGATCAAGGGCAAGCTCGGCCTGCAACCGAAGGTCACCGACGCGATGCTGGCCGAATGGGAGGAGCTGCTCTACGACTCCTGCTCCATGTGCGGTCGCTGCTCCATGGTCTGTCCGGTCGGCAACGATCTGGCGCTGATGATTCGCAAGTCCCGCGAGGGCATGGTCCAGGCCGGACATGCGCCGGAAGGACTGATCGCCGCCTCGGTGCGCGCCATCCAGACCGGCAGCCCCATGGGTCTGCAATGGAAGACGCTGGCGGTTCAGATCAACCATGTCCAGACCAGCAGCGGACTGGAGGTCCCGGTCGACAAGGAAGGCGCCGAATATCTGGTGATGCTCTCCTCGATGGAGATCATCAACTTCCCCGAGTATCTCGAAGCCATCACCAAGATCTTCGACCATGCCGGGGTGACCTGGACGCTCTCGACCCAATGCTTCGAGGCGACCAACGCCGGCATCCAGATCGGCAACAAGGACATCGCCGCCGAACTGGTCGAGCGTGTCGTGGCCGCGGCCGAGAAGCTCAAGGTGCCCAAGGTCATCAGCCCCGAGTGCGGACATGCCTTCACGGCGATCCGCTGGGAAGGCCCGAACCTGATCGGCCGGCCCTATCCCTTCAAGGTCTTCCATATCATCGAGGTCCTCGAGGAGCTGCGCGCGAGCGGGCGGATCAAGACAGAAGGCATGGAAACCGATCGCCTCTCGATGCACGATCCCTGCAACCTCGCCCGCAAGAGCGGCGTGATCCAGCAGCAGCGCAACCTCATGAACCTGGTCGCCGAGAACTTCGTCGAGCTCAAGGAGCACGGCAAGTTCCAGTGGTGCTGCGGTGCAGGCGGCGGGGTCAGCTCCAACGAGCGCGCGGAGCCGCTCAAGATGGCCGCCTTCAAGCGCAAGAAGGCGCAGATCGAGGAGGTCAACCCGGAACGCATGGTCACCATGTGCGCCACCTGCCGGACCCAGCTCGAAGAGGGTCTGGAGGAATTCAACATGGAGATCCCGGTGGTCGGTCTCACCGAGATGATCGCCGAGCACCTGGTGGAGAAGAACTGA